The genome window GGATGCGCCATTACGGGCTTGTAACCCTGACTTTTCATTAAGAAAAGTGCTTCGTCTAGGAAAGCAGACTCATTGATATAAGAGGTTTCGAAAAGAAGATAATTGCTGCCGAATGTCAGCAGTTTTTCTCCTGATCTTAATTTGGCCATAAACCATTCGTCCAGATAGTATTCTGCTGCCGCCTCCAGTTTTATGGACAGGTTGTTGTCCTTAATAAGGCATTGAAGTACTTGAAGTTTTTCAGAGATAATTTCAGGAGTATTCCGGAAAAAATCCCCCATGATGTGGGGTGTGGCAATTAGCTTTTTGTAACCGAACTCTTCAAAAGCTTTGAGCAGTTCAAGGGCGTCTTCAGGGGAGTCAGCTCCGTCGTCTATGCCTGGAAGCACATGAGAATGCATATCCACGAATAGTGACTCTTCTACTGTCTCTTTATCTTTCTTCTTAAAAAGGCCAAACATCATGCTTTAACTCCTGCAAGACTTTTTATTTTTGAAATAATTGTTTCTTTCTCCGTCTCCCCTTCATAGTAGCCATATCCATACCCATACCCATAGCCTCCATATCCATATGTGTTGATTGCTTTTAATGCATTCATCAATACGCAAAGTTTTGGAATGGTCTTCACAAGTTTGTTGATGTTGCGTTTGGCGCTTTTCTTGGAATAGTCGGTACGCACCACATATAAAGGAATATCGGCTTTGCGAAGAATAAGTATGCCATCAGTAACAAGACCGACAGGAGGTGTGTCAATTACGACTACATCATATATTTCAAAAAGACGTTTGATTAACAGATCAAACTCTTCTCTCAGTATCAACTCTGATGGGTTAGGAGGTGTTGGTCCTGCAGAAATAAATGACAGGTTGGAGATGCTTGTCGGCTGAATACATTCTTCAAGGGTATGTTTGCCGATAAGGACAGTGCTCATACCTTTAAAGTTTTCCTTCTCAAAGGCAAGGTGCACCTTGGGCTTACGCATATCAAGATCCAGGAGGATTACCTTTTGGTTTGACAATGCTATGACGCCGCTGAGGTTTGATGCTACGAATGTTTTCCCTTCCCCGCTGACAGTGGATGTTACCGCTATCAGTTTTTTCTTTTTGTTCGGACAAATGAATTCTAGGTTCGTTCTTATGGATCGCAAGGCCTCGCTTATTGCTGATTTTGGGTTTTTATCAACAACGAGTTTGGATACTTCCATTTTTTCCTTGCTGTATTCCGGAATACCACCAAGCATGCTGGCATGTAGCGATCGTTCCAGCTCTTTCTGTGTAGAGATTGTATCGTTGAGCAGATAACGGATCGCAATGAGAGATATTCCAAGGAAGATACCGATTCCAAGTCCGCTTATGTATATGAATATTTTCTTAGGATATATCGGATTAGGATTGTTCAAAGCAGGGGAAAGTATAACAAAGTTAGGAATGGTACCTGCTTTGGCGATTCCGAATTCCGCTTCTTTTTCCATCAGCAGAAGGTAGAATTTCTCATAGATGGAATAAAAACGCTTAAGCCTCGTAAACTCAGTTTCTTTAGAAGGTAGACTTAAAACTTCCTGCTCCAGCTGAACCATTTTAGCATTGATTTCACCTGATTGCTGATAAAGGATTTTTTTGTTGATATCTATCAGTTCAAGGACATTTTCCTTGATGCGTTCAATTGATTTATTCTTGGTTTTTACAACAAGTGTATTTTCCCTTTGTGAATTAAGCAGTCTGTTTCTTTCTTCCTGCAAGGTATTGAGGCTGTTAATTGCTGCGGATAGCTGAGGGTCTTCTACCTGAGTTAGAGCTGGAATAAAATTATTGATTTCTTTATCGCCAAGAATAAGTTCTTTTAATTCGCCAAGCATTGAAATTCTTGACTTCAGCACTTGCTTTTCTTTTTCCAGTTCTTCTATCTTAATTCCGGTTTTACCAAAATCCTGTTTTACGTCGACAGTCCTGTTGTTTCTAACAAATGCCTCCAGTTCTCTTTCTGCTTTTGCAAGATTCTCCTCTGTTTTAAGTAAAGATGCTTCGAGGAACTTGATGGTCTGTTCGTGCGACTTTGATTTGTTTTCCAGTGTCTGTTCCAGATAAACGGAATCAATAGTGTTGACTATGTCTGTAGCCTTAAAGTAGTTATGATTTTTATAAGAAAGCAGAATGGTATTGGCTTCCAGATTAAGAATGCTTACTGAAACATTTTCCATCAGGTTTTTGACCAGAGCTTCTTTACTGTTCATTGTAAAGAAATACTTTGTGCCGGTCTCTTTGGCAGACCAAAAACTAGTTGGATATAGTGTGAAGGTATAATTTTCATTAGAGATCTTTTCCCCGAAGTAGTGCTCCGACTTAATCTCTTCGTCATTGTTTTTATAGGAAAGGAGAAATTTATCTTTATCCAGAAATGTAACGTCAAATTTGAAATCCAGAAAGCCCTGATTTTTTATTTCACCTATGACCTTAAATGGAGCGCTGTTGTATCGCTCTTCATAGAGGATATTTCCGTAAGCGAAATAGCTGACATCCATCTTCATTCTATCAACTATTTTTTCATAAAGAAAGCGTGATTTAAGGAACTCGATTTCTCCGGAAATAGTGGAAAGTTTATTTCCAGGCATGTTTTCATCATTGAACTTGTTGAGACCGAGCACGCCGGCCTCACTTTTAAGGTCCAATTTCAGAATGGAAGAAGATTCATAAACAGGTTTGGTGTATCGCACATATAAGATTGCTCCAGAAACACTGAGCATAACCAGCAGAATTACCCAGGCCAGGCTTTTATTAGCTATTACAAGAAGCTTCGCGAAATCGAAATCCCCGAATACATCATCCTGTTCTTCGCTATCATCTGCAAAGCTAACTCTATTGCCCGATCCGTTTAAAGACCTTTTATCTTCGTCTTCCAATAAAGACATAATAATGAATTAAAATTATTTGACGGTAGTAATTAATACGACCAAAGTGATTAAAGTACCCAGAACGGAAATAATCGGAGCAATTTCTCTGGCAGATTCGCTCAGCACTCTTCTTACAGGTTCGATATAGACTATATCGTTGGGTTCAACCTGAAGGTTTGCCTTTTTCATGCCTTCTATGGTTGATAAATCTACAATTGTCACATCAGGATTTTTTAAATCTCCTCTGATATGCCTGATATTAAAAGCTTTTCCGTTTTCCAGAATTCCACCGTAAAGGGCGATTACTTCTACCAGATTTAATTTTTGATTTTCAAGCGGAATTACTTTGCCTCCCTGTGGGCCTAGCACTATTACCCTTTTATTTCCAAACTTGGTAATAACGAAAGGTTCTTCATAAAATTTTGAATATTGAAGACTTAAAAGACTATCTGCTTCTCTAAGTGTTTTCCCTAGCAGAGAAATTTCACCAATCATCGGCAGTCTTACTTTACCGTCCTGACGGACAAGATACTTTGGCCTCTCTACTCTGTTTTGGTAGTTATTCTGATTGATCATCATTTCATTGTTGGGATCAACCAGGCGCTCTCCTCCGTTTGTATATATAGAAACTTCAAGAAAGTCATTTTTTTGTATGAGATAAGTAGGAGTACCTTCTTTGAGAATTTGCCTTACTGAGTCAACAACATACTCGGTTTCTGTTTTGAACATCCTGCTGTGGTTAAACATTCTGCAGGAAAAGAGTCCGAATGTCAACTGAATACAAATGAAATAAAGAAGTAGCCTTTGAATACTCATACTGTGAAAGCATTCAGGGGAAAGTGGTATTCCCCTGAATTTTTATAATGACGAAAGAGAGAATAATTCTTTTAACGGTTTTAAAAGTTGGTCCTTATCAGAAACCAAAGGATTTTTTACCATCCAGTCTATATTTAAAGACGGATCATTCCAGATGATACCAGACTCAGATTCTTTGTGATATAGGTCTGTGCATTTGTAGAAAACAATACTTTCTTCCAATGCTGAAAATCCGTGGGCAAAGCCTTCGGGAATATAGACCATATTACATTTTTCAGAATCCAGTAAAAATGTATCGTACTTGCCGAATGTGGGAGAGTCTTTTCTAATATCTACAGCAACATCCAGAATTTTCCCTTTTATAACCCTTACCAGTTTACCCTGAGCATGCGGAGCATTCTGAAAATGAAGGCCTCTTACTACTCCTGGAATAGAATAAGACTGATTATCCTGAACGAAAGTTAGGTCCAGTCCATTGTCTTTAAAAACTTTTGTATTATAGGATTCAAAAAAGAAACCCCTGTCGTCTTTGAATAATCTTGGAGTTATTTCAAAAAGATCTTTAATGTAAGATTCTCTAAAGTGCATATGATCAAATTTAGTAAAGATTTTCAACTATTTTTAACTGCAAATTTGAAATAAGGGTAAATGAAAGGGAAAATGTATTATTTTCTCACAGATTAATGTTTTTGACCCCTTTTCGCTGCTAAAATTTGCACAATTGCAGCTTCATAAGTCTTAATAACTATTTTTTCATCAAATTGCTTTTGAGCTTTTTCCCTGGATTTGATAGCCATTTTTGTATAGATCTCTTCTGGCAGATTATACAATGCTTCCATCTTCATTGCGAGATCCTCCGGGTCTTTAACTTTGCAGAGAAAGCCATTAATCCCATCTTCAACTACTTCTCTGCAACCCGGCACATCTGTGGTCACTATTGGTATTCCGCATGAAGCAGCTTCCAGCAAACTTTTGGAAGTCCCTTCCCTATAACTTGGTAATACCACACAATCGGCTTCCTGATAAAGTTTCAAAGAATTCTTTTCAAACCCTTTGTATTCAATTAACCCTCTGTTAATCCAGTCTTGCAGCTGCGAGGCTGGGATGCCGAGTTTCGACTCTTCGTCAAGGCCACCTGCAAGCATAAATATAGCATCCAGCCTTGCTTGGATTAATTCTATTGCTTTTATGTATTCAATAATTCCTTTATCGTAAAGCAGCCTTGCCATAAGCAAAAATCTGAAGGGCGTTCCTTTCCTAAAATTCTTTTTTTCATTGGGGAGAAATTTTTCTGTATTAACCCCTGATCCGGGGATCAGAGCAGTTTTATTGATAGCTATCAGATTTTTTTTGACAAATAGACTTCTGTCATCTTCATTTTGAAAAAATACTTTTTGGGGAAATCTGAATGCCATCTTGTAAAGCGCTTTCGCAATTTTTGTGGAAATATTATCGTGCAAAAAAACAGTACCAAGCCCGGAGACATTATTAATTACAGGAATTCCCAAGCTTGCTGCAGCTAAGGACCCATAAATATTGGGCTTTATGGTATAGTGCAAGATGAGATCTGGTTTGATTTTTTTATAAACAGATCTGAGTGTCAGCATGTAACGGATGTCATTGAGCGCGCTGCTACCTTTACTCTGCACACTTACAGGAATATGTTGAAGGCCGGCATGGATAAGCTCAGAAGAAAATTCGTCTTCGGGAGAAATTGCATATACCTCAAAACCACAATTCATTAAATGTCTGGCAAGTCCCATTCGGAAATTGAAGATGTTCCAGCTGGAATTAACAGAAATCGCAATTTTCATTATCCTGTAACCTATATAAATTAGATTTTTTACAAACTAAAAATTAATTTTGGGTTGAAACAAATATAATTTTATGACCAAAGGCTTTTTGCACACACACAATCTCGTGGTGGTAATCTTCTTGATTACATTTATTATTAAAACAGTTCTTTTACTGCTAAATAAATACGAGCAACTAGATAAAATAAGAGAAAAGACCAAGGTTTTGGAGATGATTATGGGAACACTTATCCTGATTACCGGAGGATATTTACTATACGCAACTAAAAATACTCAGTCCTATATTATTGCGAAAATTGTTATTGTGCTGGCTTGTATTCCTTTAGGAATTATAGGTCTTAAAAAGAAAAACAAGGCATTAGCTGTAATTGCATTATTGGGATTCCTTTATGTATTGGGCATTGCCCTTACCAAGAGCTTAACACTGACAAAACAAAAAATCGAAGTCCCAGCCTCTGTTTCTGAAGAATCATCTGCAGCATCTGAAGAGATAATTCAGGAAAATGCTGATAATGGCTTAAGCAATGCAAAAGCTATATTTGAACAGGAGTGCTCGAGATGCCATGGTTTGGATGGGAAGCAAGGTCTTGCAGGGGCAAAAGATCTTACCGTTTCTCAGCTAACTGACGCACAGAAAAAAGAGATGATACTTAAAGGAAAAGGTGTGATGGCGGGTTATGAAGGAAGACTATCTGAACAGGAAATAGACAATCTGGTTCTTTATGTTAATACATTAAAAAAATAGTTTTTTCTCTACATAGAATAAGACGCAAAGAAATATTGTTGCTTTTACGTGATGAAAACAAATACAGGAAACGAGACAAAAAAGGCAGTAGAAACAGCGATACTTGTAGCGCTTATTCATAAAAGACAACCGCAGGACAGGGCCAAGGAGTACCTTGAAGAACTGGCCTTTCTTGCCAGCACGGCGGGCGTAGAAACACTTGCATGGTTTACCCAAAAAGTAGACCACCCAGATCGCCGTACCTTTATCGGAAAAGGTAAGTTGGAGGAAATACAAGCGTATGTAACGGCGCATTCTGTGACCCGTGTTATTTTTGATGATGATCTCTCGCCTTCTCAGTTAAAAAATCTGGAGAATGAGCTTAAGGTAAGAATATATGATCGCAGTCTTCTGATTCTTGAAATCTTCATGAACAGAGCACAGACTGCGCAAGCCAGAACGCAGGTAGAGCTGGCCCGCTATCAATATCTGCTGCCTCGTCTTACAAGAATGTGGACTCACCTTGAAAGACAAAGAGGGGGTACAGGTACAAGGGGTGGATCAGGAGAGAAGGAGATTGAAACAGATAAGCGTGTTATCCGCGATCAGATCACACTTCTGAAAGAGAAGCTGAAAAAGATCGACATGCAAAATGCTACTCAGAGAAAATCAAGGACGGATATTGTGAGAGTAGCATTGGTAGGATATACCAACGTTGGTAAATCAACCCTTATGAACCTGCTTTCCAAATCTGATGTATTTGCTGAAAATAAGCTTTTTGCAACAGTCGATGCTACTGTCAGAAAGATCAACTACCTGAACATTCCTTACCTGCTTTCAGACACGGTAGGTTTTATAAGAAAATTGCCGACAACGCTGATTGAGAGTTTCAAATCAACCTTGGATGAAGTAAGGGAAGCGGATATATTGATTCATGTAGTGGATATAAGTCATCCTTCGTTTGAAGAGCATATCGAAGTAGTAAATGCTACGCTTGCGGATATAAAAGCTGCTGATAAGCCTGTAATTCTGGTATTCAATAAAATTGACCAATATCATCCTGAAGTTGAGCAAAGTGAGTTTGAGGGAGAAAAAATCAGTGAGGCAGAGGTTATAAAGGCTTCATTGGAGCATTTGAAAGCAAGTTACCTTAACAAAAACCAGTTTGCGACAGTATTTATTAGTGCTACACAGAGGGAGAATATCGATGAATTAAGAGAGATAATAGGGAAGAAAGTCAAAGAAAAGCATTTGATGATCTACCCGAATTATTTGATATATTGAGGAAAATATATATTTTAGCAGCCTCATTTTCGAGGCCTCGTAGTTCAATGGATAGAATAGAAGTTTCCTAAACTTTTGATACAGGTTCGATTCCTGTCGAGGCTACAAAATACAGCAAGAGTGTGAGTATTGAGCAAGAGGGATTTTAGTTTCTGTTGCCGTTGCTCGGACTCTTGCTTTTTTTATTCCTGTTCTCTCATCTTTTATAACTTGTCAAAAAAAGCTTTCACATCTTCAAGTGTTTCTTGTGAAGCAGATGAGGTTATATTACTTAATACCCAAACATGAGTTTGATTTTCATATATTTTAAGAGTTGTGCTCCTTTGTTTGTCTTTGAATCGTTCAAATAATTTTTTACTATCATCAGCTAATATTTCGTTTGACCCAACCATAAGTAATGAAGGTGGTGGATTCTTTAACTTCACGTTCCATGGGTTGGAAGATGCGTTACCTGAAGAATAGTAATCGGCAAATTTTTTCAAATCTTCTTTTGTCAGGATTGGATCTGATTTTTTATTCGTCTCATAGGAATCATTTGAGCAACTAAGATCTAGCCAAGGTGAAATCATAATGAAACCCAATGGCTGAATAGTTTTTATTGTTTGAATTTCTCCCAGAGATGAGAGCAGAATTCCTCCTCCAGCGCTATCTCCCATTAACACTATTTTGGCTGCTCTTTTATTCGTTAATAATGATTTATATACATTTACCACATCATTCATTCCCGCTGGGAACGGATGCTCCGGAGCTAAGGCATATTCAACAAATAGAATTTTAGCTTTTAATTTTGTTGCGATGTGACTCACCAATGCTTTATGTGAATTAATTGATCCGGCTGCCAGAGAGCCACCATGTAAATAGATAAGAACTTTATCTGAAATAGTAGTTGTTGGTGTAACCCAATAGCAATTTACACCTTCTATCTTTTCATTTTCAATTTTAACATCCTTTGCCATAGGATAAATATTACCGAGATTATCAAAAAAACTTCTGAAGTTTTTTATCTCAACTGCTGTTAGTGTGTCCATTTTTATTGAGTTTATTTGTCCATTGGCATGTGCTATTGCTAATAGTATCAATAGCATCACGCTTAAAATATTTCCTAGTTTCATGTTGTAAACATAGAGGCAATACTATACTTTTACAAGTAGTATATAAAAACTGTACTAGTATAGGTAAATGTAGTACTGCTGAATATCAAATAATTAAACTATGAAAAAAATTGAAATAAAATGCCCGGTAGAACACTCGGTAGAGCTTTTAGGAGGAAAATGGAAGCTGCCAATCTTGCATGCTTTGGTTAATGCTAGCCCAAAACGGTTTAAAGAACTTGAAAGAGAAATAAAAGGTATTACTCCTACTATGTTAACTAACCAATTAAGAAGTCTTGAAACAGATGGGTTAGTAAGCAGGAAGATTTTTGCTACCGTTCCGCCTACCGTTGAGTATAGTTTAACAGAATTAGGTAAATCAATAAAGCCGATGATGGTAGAGCTTCAAAAATGGGGATTATTCCATCAACACTATCTTCAAAGCCAAATGAAGTCCACGAAGAAAGAAAAAACCGTTTAATACGAATATATATTATTGAAATATTAAGTAGGATGAATTAAAAATAGTAACAGATACTTTTTTGCAATTCCCTCTTCTTTCTAAATAAAATTACGTTTATATAATCTTTAGCAGTCATTATATAAGATTACAGTCAAGAACAATGAAATATCAAGACATTAAACCTTCTATAGAACTAGAGCCTTATATTCATTCCTTTTGGCAATTGAAGGGAGAGGTAAAAGACAGTCAATGGGAACGTACCTTCCCTGACGGATGCGCGGGATTGATTATTAATTTAGGAGACATTTGCAGAACTGACAATGGCTTGGTTTCTATGGACTACGGGAAAACTTATGCTGTAGGGGCAATGACTTCCTTTAAGGACAGCTTTATTGATACTAACACACATCTATTGGGTGTATGCCTGAAACCAGCAGCATTTTCAGTTTTTTATAATCATGCTCCGCAAAATGAATTGATAAACTCTACAATAGAGTTTGATCCTAGATATTCGTTTAACCTCGAAAAAATCAATAAAAATCCCTTAAACTATTTGAACAGGTTTTTTATTGATAGGACTAAAACCAAGCACCAGCCTCTTCAAACAGTTATTGAAGCAATTCATAAATCGAATGGTCAACTTAGCATTTATGAAATTTCAAAAAGAAACCATACCACTGTGAGACAATTGGAACGGAACTTTAAAATTCATATAGGTCTCACTCCAAAAGAATATTCAAATATTGTACGCTTTCAAAATGCTATGTCAGTAATTAAAAATTCTTCTCAAGATCGAAGCTTATTAGACATTGCTTTTGAATGTGGTTATTATGACCATTCTCATCTTACCAATGAGATAAAAAGAAACACAGGACTTGCTCCTTCTCAACTTTAATTTTGTCGCATTTCTCCAAAGTTCAAGTATTGGCTAATATTTAATTTTGCCCAAAACATATTTATATGAGAAAGGTAATTTTAAATTTAGCAATGACCTTGGATGGTTTTATCGAAGGACCTAATGGAGAAATCGATTGGTGTATAATGGACGATGATATGAACTTTGATACTTTCGTATCTGGCATTGACAATATTTTTTATGGCAGAGTGAGTTATGATGCCTGGGGAAACTTTCAGCCTGATGCGAATACAAGTCCGGCAGAAGAAATGATGTGGAAAGGAATTCATTCCAAGAAAAAATTTGTTTTTTCAAGCCAAAACAGACAAAGTGAAAAAGCAACTTTCATTACTTCTGACATAGCAAATAAAGTTGCAGAAATAAAAAAGGCAGAGGGAAAAGATATCTGGTTATACGGAGGAGCAAGCCTCATAAAAACATTTATAAATTCACGACTTATTGATATCTATAAAATTTCTATTCATCCCGTAGCTTTAGGTAGTGGAAAGCCTTTATTTGAAGATTTAAAAGAGCGCATAAATTTGAAATTAATTAAGACCGATGTTTTCAAATCTGGAGTTGTACAGTTGACCTTCGAACCAGAGCACATAAAGTAAGTCTGATCAGAGCAAGAGTACGAGTATAGACTAGAGGATTTGGTCAACTGTTGCAATTGCTCGAGCTCTTGCTTTTAACTGTTAAAGAATCTCCCTTTGCTATTTTGATGGCTGATTACTGATATGGTACATGGAATCAAATGATTT of Sporocytophaga myxococcoides DSM 11118 contains these proteins:
- a CDS encoding tyrosine-protein phosphatase translates to MMFGLFKKKDKETVEESLFVDMHSHVLPGIDDGADSPEDALELLKAFEEFGYKKLIATPHIMGDFFRNTPEIISEKLQVLQCLIKDNNLSIKLEAAAEYYLDEWFMAKLRSGEKLLTFGSNYLLFETSYINESAFLDEALFLMKSQGYKPVMAHPERYTYLYSDFSLFKKIYEKGVLFQLNINSLSGYYSKAAQVFAGKLIDNCMVDMLGSDCHGIRHIDAMKKARISKHYKKALQLNLLNNYL
- a CDS encoding polysaccharide biosynthesis tyrosine autokinase, which produces MSLLEDEDKRSLNGSGNRVSFADDSEEQDDVFGDFDFAKLLVIANKSLAWVILLVMLSVSGAILYVRYTKPVYESSSILKLDLKSEAGVLGLNKFNDENMPGNKLSTISGEIEFLKSRFLYEKIVDRMKMDVSYFAYGNILYEERYNSAPFKVIGEIKNQGFLDFKFDVTFLDKDKFLLSYKNNDEEIKSEHYFGEKISNENYTFTLYPTSFWSAKETGTKYFFTMNSKEALVKNLMENVSVSILNLEANTILLSYKNHNYFKATDIVNTIDSVYLEQTLENKSKSHEQTIKFLEASLLKTEENLAKAERELEAFVRNNRTVDVKQDFGKTGIKIEELEKEKQVLKSRISMLGELKELILGDKEINNFIPALTQVEDPQLSAAINSLNTLQEERNRLLNSQRENTLVVKTKNKSIERIKENVLELIDINKKILYQQSGEINAKMVQLEQEVLSLPSKETEFTRLKRFYSIYEKFYLLLMEKEAEFGIAKAGTIPNFVILSPALNNPNPIYPKKIFIYISGLGIGIFLGISLIAIRYLLNDTISTQKELERSLHASMLGGIPEYSKEKMEVSKLVVDKNPKSAISEALRSIRTNLEFICPNKKKKLIAVTSTVSGEGKTFVASNLSGVIALSNQKVILLDLDMRKPKVHLAFEKENFKGMSTVLIGKHTLEECIQPTSISNLSFISAGPTPPNPSELILREEFDLLIKRLFEIYDVVVIDTPPVGLVTDGILILRKADIPLYVVRTDYSKKSAKRNINKLVKTIPKLCVLMNALKAINTYGYGGYGYGYGYGYYEGETEKETIISKIKSLAGVKA
- a CDS encoding polysaccharide biosynthesis/export family protein, encoding MFKTETEYVVDSVRQILKEGTPTYLIQKNDFLEVSIYTNGGERLVDPNNEMMINQNNYQNRVERPKYLVRQDGKVRLPMIGEISLLGKTLREADSLLSLQYSKFYEEPFVITKFGNKRVIVLGPQGGKVIPLENQKLNLVEVIALYGGILENGKAFNIRHIRGDLKNPDVTIVDLSTIEGMKKANLQVEPNDIVYIEPVRRVLSESAREIAPIISVLGTLITLVVLITTVK
- the rfbC gene encoding dTDP-4-dehydrorhamnose 3,5-epimerase, translating into MHFRESYIKDLFEITPRLFKDDRGFFFESYNTKVFKDNGLDLTFVQDNQSYSIPGVVRGLHFQNAPHAQGKLVRVIKGKILDVAVDIRKDSPTFGKYDTFLLDSEKCNMVYIPEGFAHGFSALEESIVFYKCTDLYHKESESGIIWNDPSLNIDWMVKNPLVSDKDQLLKPLKELFSLSSL
- a CDS encoding glycosyltransferase family 4 protein; this encodes MKIAISVNSSWNIFNFRMGLARHLMNCGFEVYAISPEDEFSSELIHAGLQHIPVSVQSKGSSALNDIRYMLTLRSVYKKIKPDLILHYTIKPNIYGSLAAASLGIPVINNVSGLGTVFLHDNISTKIAKALYKMAFRFPQKVFFQNEDDRSLFVKKNLIAINKTALIPGSGVNTEKFLPNEKKNFRKGTPFRFLLMARLLYDKGIIEYIKAIELIQARLDAIFMLAGGLDEESKLGIPASQLQDWINRGLIEYKGFEKNSLKLYQEADCVVLPSYREGTSKSLLEAASCGIPIVTTDVPGCREVVEDGINGFLCKVKDPEDLAMKMEALYNLPEEIYTKMAIKSREKAQKQFDEKIVIKTYEAAIVQILAAKRGQKH
- a CDS encoding SirB2 family protein, producing the protein MTKGFLHTHNLVVVIFLITFIIKTVLLLLNKYEQLDKIREKTKVLEMIMGTLILITGGYLLYATKNTQSYIIAKIVIVLACIPLGIIGLKKKNKALAVIALLGFLYVLGIALTKSLTLTKQKIEVPASVSEESSAASEEIIQENADNGLSNAKAIFEQECSRCHGLDGKQGLAGAKDLTVSQLTDAQKKEMILKGKGVMAGYEGRLSEQEIDNLVLYVNTLKK
- the hflX gene encoding GTPase HflX, giving the protein MKTNTGNETKKAVETAILVALIHKRQPQDRAKEYLEELAFLASTAGVETLAWFTQKVDHPDRRTFIGKGKLEEIQAYVTAHSVTRVIFDDDLSPSQLKNLENELKVRIYDRSLLILEIFMNRAQTAQARTQVELARYQYLLPRLTRMWTHLERQRGGTGTRGGSGEKEIETDKRVIRDQITLLKEKLKKIDMQNATQRKSRTDIVRVALVGYTNVGKSTLMNLLSKSDVFAENKLFATVDATVRKINYLNIPYLLSDTVGFIRKLPTTLIESFKSTLDEVREADILIHVVDISHPSFEEHIEVVNATLADIKAADKPVILVFNKIDQYHPEVEQSEFEGEKISEAEVIKASLEHLKASYLNKNQFATVFISATQRENIDELREIIGKKVKEKHLMIYPNYLIY
- a CDS encoding alpha/beta hydrolase; this translates as MKLGNILSVMLLILLAIAHANGQINSIKMDTLTAVEIKNFRSFFDNLGNIYPMAKDVKIENEKIEGVNCYWVTPTTTISDKVLIYLHGGSLAAGSINSHKALVSHIATKLKAKILFVEYALAPEHPFPAGMNDVVNVYKSLLTNKRAAKIVLMGDSAGGGILLSSLGEIQTIKTIQPLGFIMISPWLDLSCSNDSYETNKKSDPILTKEDLKKFADYYSSGNASSNPWNVKLKNPPPSLLMVGSNEILADDSKKLFERFKDKQRSTTLKIYENQTHVWVLSNITSSASQETLEDVKAFFDKL
- a CDS encoding winged helix-turn-helix transcriptional regulator; this encodes MKKIEIKCPVEHSVELLGGKWKLPILHALVNASPKRFKELEREIKGITPTMLTNQLRSLETDGLVSRKIFATVPPTVEYSLTELGKSIKPMMVELQKWGLFHQHYLQSQMKSTKKEKTV
- a CDS encoding helix-turn-helix domain-containing protein → MKYQDIKPSIELEPYIHSFWQLKGEVKDSQWERTFPDGCAGLIINLGDICRTDNGLVSMDYGKTYAVGAMTSFKDSFIDTNTHLLGVCLKPAAFSVFYNHAPQNELINSTIEFDPRYSFNLEKINKNPLNYLNRFFIDRTKTKHQPLQTVIEAIHKSNGQLSIYEISKRNHTTVRQLERNFKIHIGLTPKEYSNIVRFQNAMSVIKNSSQDRSLLDIAFECGYYDHSHLTNEIKRNTGLAPSQL
- a CDS encoding dihydrofolate reductase family protein; its protein translation is MRKVILNLAMTLDGFIEGPNGEIDWCIMDDDMNFDTFVSGIDNIFYGRVSYDAWGNFQPDANTSPAEEMMWKGIHSKKKFVFSSQNRQSEKATFITSDIANKVAEIKKAEGKDIWLYGGASLIKTFINSRLIDIYKISIHPVALGSGKPLFEDLKERINLKLIKTDVFKSGVVQLTFEPEHIK